The proteins below are encoded in one region of Populus alba chromosome 2, ASM523922v2, whole genome shotgun sequence:
- the LOC118056217 gene encoding cytochrome P450 734A1-like: MKFDPVTKQLLGDKGLMELTGEKWAVHRRISSSALNMEQVKGWVPKIVAGITDMLENWEGQRAGREEFEMDVHKEMQNLSADIVSRTIFGSSFEEGTRIFELQEKQMHLASLYYSHVPIPGFRFLPTEKNKEQWRLDQEIRGSIEKLIEAAASNRREEKSRNLLSLLTSSYKNHDGEQEKLEVEEIIDECKTFYFAGKETSATVLTWSFILLAIHQEWQIKAREEVVAVCKDKEHPTADILGELKIINMILHEAIRLYTPVTMLVRETCKDVKLQGLHIPANTPLILAVIANHHDTKIWGEDADKFNPLRFCEPRKHSSSFFPWGLGPRTCVGQKLALVEIKLVLAVIIRQFSFVVSPKYVHAPADFLTVQPQYGAQILFRKILN; encoded by the exons ATGAAGTTCGACCCCGTGACAAAGCAGCTCTTGGGAGACAAGGGACTTATGGAGCTCACGGGTGAGAAGTGGGCTGTTCACAGGAGGATCAGTAGCTCGGCCTTGAACATGGAGCAAGTTAAG GGGTGGGTGCCAAAAATTGTGGCTGGCATAACGGACATGCTTGAGAATTGGGAGGGACAAAGAGCAGGAAGAGAAGAATTCGAGATGGATGTGCACAAAGAAATGCAAAACCTCTCAGCAGATATTGTTTCCAGGACAATTTTTGGAAGTAGTTTTGAAGAAGGAACGCGTATTTTTGAGCTACAAGAAAAGCAAATGCACCTTGCCTCCCTGTATTACTCGCATGTCCCTATTCCAGGGTTCAG GTTTTTGCCAACAGAAAAGAATAAAGAGCAGTGGAGACTAGACCAGGAAATTCGCGGATCAATAGAGAAGCTAATTGAGGCGGCTGCTAGCAACAGGAGAGAGGAGAAATCTCGAAACTTACTTAGCTTGTTAACTTCTTCCTATAAGAATCATGATGGTGAACAAGAGAAATTGGAGGTTGAGGAAATTATAGACGAATGCAAGACATTTTACTTCGCAGGAAAGGAGACAAGCGCTACTGTCTTAACTTGGTCATTTATCCTTCTAGCAATCCATCAAGAATGGCAAATCAAGGCCCGTGAAGAAGTAGTTGCTGTTTGCAAAGACAAGGAGCATCCAACTGCAGATATTCTTGGTGAACTTAAGATT ATAAATATGATACTACACGAAGCAATTCGACTTTACACTCCGGTCACAATGTTGGTGAGGGAGACATGCAAAGATGTTAAGCTTCAGGGCCTCCACATTCCTGCTAACACACCACTCATTTTAGCCGTGATTGCAAATCACCATGACACAAAGATCTGGGGAGAAGACGCTGACAAGTTCAATCCTCTAAGGTTTTGCGAGCCTCGGAAGCATTCAAGCTCCTTTTTCCCATGGGGTTTAGGCCCTAGAACGTGTGTCGGACAGAAATTAGCCCTTGTTGAGATCAAACTTGTTCTAGCTGTGATCATTAGACAATTTTCGTTTGTGGTATCCCCAAAATATGTTCATGCTCCGGCCGACTTTCTAACCGTTCAGCCTCAATATGGAGCGCAGATCCTTTTTaggaaaatcttaaattaa